The following proteins are co-located in the Leptospira weilii genome:
- a CDS encoding NfeD family protein yields the protein MPDFLSNLTVTIWIGGGGVLLILAEFFIPGTFIAFLGTSGIITGIAVYFFDISLGWQLGLWASLSILLIYVGSTAIRKIFPAQTERSIPENDQIGKLVSVVKDVLVERKGGRILFQGVEWDAISKKARIPKGSKARIVSRDNLTFLVEPLELPEE from the coding sequence ATGCCTGATTTTCTTTCCAATCTAACGGTTACGATTTGGATCGGCGGCGGCGGCGTCTTACTCATTCTCGCTGAATTTTTTATTCCTGGAACCTTTATCGCTTTTTTAGGAACCTCCGGAATTATCACCGGGATTGCCGTGTATTTTTTCGATATTTCCCTCGGTTGGCAACTAGGACTTTGGGCCTCTCTCTCCATTCTTCTGATTTACGTCGGAAGCACGGCGATTCGAAAAATCTTTCCGGCTCAGACAGAACGTTCCATTCCGGAAAACGATCAGATCGGAAAACTGGTTTCCGTAGTCAAAGACGTTCTTGTAGAAAGAAAAGGCGGAAGGATTCTTTTTCAAGGCGTAGAGTGGGACGCGATTTCCAAAAAAGCCAGAATTCCGAAAGGAAGTAAAGCAAGAATTGTAAGTCGAGACAATCTCACATTTCTCGTGGAACCTTTGGAACTTCCGGAAGAATAA
- the queF gene encoding preQ(1) synthase gives MPTEINHGNFLPDFHSTPLWDFDTDSNSGKRIFAEKRSKNLVIKELFMETNHPETYDGRQDHIPSLKTPEIESFTNVYEGKDYTIDFTVPEFTAVCPKTGLPDFGVIFISYIPTGRCIELKSFKEYILSYRNVGIFHEFLVNKIMEDLVAAIDPKYLKVIGDYNPRGGIKTVVTREYNKS, from the coding sequence TTGCCCACCGAAATCAACCACGGCAATTTTCTTCCGGACTTCCATTCCACCCCTCTTTGGGACTTTGATACGGATTCCAATTCGGGAAAAAGAATTTTCGCGGAGAAGAGATCGAAAAATCTGGTCATCAAGGAACTATTCATGGAAACGAATCATCCAGAGACTTACGATGGAAGACAAGATCACATCCCTTCTCTGAAAACTCCCGAAATCGAATCTTTCACCAATGTTTACGAAGGAAAGGATTATACAATCGATTTTACAGTTCCAGAATTTACGGCGGTTTGCCCGAAAACCGGACTCCCCGATTTCGGAGTGATTTTCATTTCTTATATTCCCACCGGCCGTTGTATAGAACTCAAGTCCTTCAAAGAATACATTCTAAGTTATAGAAACGTCGGTATTTTTCACGAATTTTTAGTGAATAAAATCATGGAGGACCTGGTCGCGGCCATCGATCCGAAATACTTAAAAGTGATCGGAGATTACAATCCTAGAGGCGGAATCAAAACCGTCGTCACCCGAGAATATAATAAGAGTTAA
- a CDS encoding peptidylprolyl isomerase has translation MRIISGILTFVCFLACNRNPFAQTRYQPEVYTPSAVVVPRQDTSAVSLPEKSAIYAIFLTTQGTMTVELFDQDAPKTVQNFIDLAQGEKEFLTRNGQKVKKPFYDGLTFHRVIENFMIQGGCPNGDGTGGPGYRFDDEINGKALGLDQIKAGEAPYYQYQLQKAVANELQIKNNEEAESKRELIEKAFEDAKKLSVLEILFRIGYKYNEILKSHKALKGSIAMANAGPNTNGSQFFINQVDTPHLDGLHTVFGQLVSGADVVDKIVKAGNSKTSIKKILIVDKRTAATAVQ, from the coding sequence ATGAGAATCATTTCTGGAATTTTAACGTTTGTTTGTTTTTTAGCGTGTAATCGGAATCCGTTTGCGCAGACCAGATACCAACCGGAAGTTTATACGCCGTCTGCCGTCGTAGTTCCAAGACAGGATACATCCGCGGTCTCATTGCCCGAAAAATCCGCGATCTATGCGATCTTCTTAACTACTCAAGGAACTATGACCGTTGAGTTATTCGACCAAGACGCCCCTAAAACGGTTCAGAACTTTATCGATCTGGCGCAAGGCGAGAAGGAATTTCTAACCAGAAACGGACAAAAGGTGAAAAAACCTTTTTACGATGGTTTGACCTTTCATAGGGTGATCGAAAATTTTATGATCCAGGGTGGTTGTCCGAATGGGGACGGAACTGGCGGTCCCGGATATCGTTTCGATGACGAGATCAACGGAAAAGCTCTCGGTCTTGATCAAATAAAAGCCGGGGAAGCTCCCTATTATCAATATCAACTTCAAAAGGCCGTGGCTAACGAGCTTCAGATAAAAAACAATGAAGAAGCGGAATCAAAAAGAGAATTGATCGAAAAGGCATTTGAAGACGCCAAGAAATTATCGGTTCTTGAAATTCTTTTTAGAATCGGATACAAATACAATGAAATTCTAAAGTCTCATAAGGCGCTTAAGGGTTCTATTGCAATGGCGAATGCGGGACCGAATACAAACGGCTCCCAATTTTTTATCAACCAAGTGGACACACCTCATCTGGACGGTCTTCACACCGTTTTCGGCCAATTGGTATCCGGTGCGGACGTCGTGGACAAGATTGTAAAGGCGGGAAACTCCAAAACTTCGATCAAAAAAATTCTCATCGTAGATAAAAGAACGGCGGCTACGGCGGTGCAATGA
- a CDS encoding SPFH domain-containing protein, producing the protein METFQSTFVMIFWTLFGIYFAYKLYRSIRIVSAQDCIVVERLGKYSRTLHAGLHLLWPFLEKDAYYHTLKEQATDVPPQTCITKDNVQVDMDGILYLKVLDPYKASYGINDYQFAASQLAQTTMRAIIGTMDLDVTFETRDAINSKILEVLDLAAESWGIKVNRYEIVNITPPKSILEAMEKEKKAQITKKAQISLSEGDRDAKINRSLGFKEEAINKSEGEKQKRINEAEGVAKEVEAIAVATAKGIELLAQSINTKGGQEAVKLRIGQKFIKEFEKISGKKAEIVLPLNLTNFRSILKSVLGNTDQKN; encoded by the coding sequence ATGGAAACGTTTCAAAGCACATTCGTAATGATATTCTGGACTCTGTTCGGAATTTACTTCGCATACAAACTCTATCGTTCGATTCGAATCGTTTCCGCCCAGGATTGTATCGTAGTGGAAAGACTCGGAAAATACAGCAGAACCTTACACGCGGGTCTTCATCTTCTTTGGCCTTTCCTTGAAAAGGACGCGTACTATCATACGCTGAAAGAACAAGCAACGGACGTTCCTCCCCAGACTTGTATTACGAAAGATAACGTGCAAGTGGACATGGATGGAATCCTTTATCTCAAAGTCCTGGATCCCTACAAAGCGAGTTATGGAATCAACGACTATCAGTTTGCGGCTTCTCAACTCGCCCAAACTACGATGCGCGCTATCATAGGAACGATGGATTTGGATGTTACGTTTGAAACCAGAGACGCGATTAACAGTAAGATTCTGGAAGTTTTAGACTTAGCCGCCGAATCTTGGGGAATCAAGGTCAATCGATACGAAATCGTAAACATCACTCCTCCTAAGTCCATCTTAGAAGCGATGGAAAAAGAGAAAAAAGCGCAGATCACAAAAAAGGCACAGATCTCTCTTTCGGAAGGGGATAGGGACGCGAAAATCAACCGATCTCTGGGTTTTAAAGAAGAAGCCATCAACAAGTCCGAAGGCGAAAAACAAAAAAGAATCAACGAAGCCGAAGGCGTAGCCAAAGAGGTGGAAGCGATCGCAGTGGCTACCGCAAAAGGAATCGAACTACTCGCCCAGTCGATCAACACAAAAGGCGGACAGGAAGCAGTTAAACTTAGGATCGGTCAAAAATTTATCAAAGAATTTGAGAAAATTTCCGGTAAAAAAGCGGAAATCGTTTTACCTCTCAATTTGACGAATTTCCGTTCGATTTTGAAATCGGTTTTAGGAAATACGGATCAAAAAAATTGA
- the fliM gene encoding flagellar motor switch protein FliM: MTEILSQDEIDALLSAISSGEVSESDYTSVSEQKKVKIYDFKRPDKFSKDQIRTLQMMHETFARLATTGLSAQLRALVSVHVASVDQLTYEEFIRSIPNPTTLAVINMDPLRGSAILEIDPSISFTIIDRLFGGKGEQAKISRELSEIEMSVMEGIIVRILGNMRESWSTVIDLRPRLGNIETNPQFAQVVPPNDMVVLITLETKIGEVEGMTNLCIPYITIEPIINKLSAQYWYSSIRKGELDENRAVIQERLDQVAIPLIAEVGSVDVSINDFMNLSVGDVVKLENTSTRSEMIVKVGERKKFKCLPGRVGSRLAIQIGDRVEDIPDELLGSTRSEQEY; the protein is encoded by the coding sequence ATGACGGAGATTCTATCGCAGGATGAGATTGACGCGCTACTAAGCGCCATCAGTTCCGGTGAAGTAAGCGAATCGGATTATACTTCCGTTTCTGAACAAAAAAAGGTAAAGATCTACGACTTCAAACGTCCTGATAAATTTTCAAAGGACCAAATTCGTACGTTGCAAATGATGCACGAAACCTTTGCTCGTCTGGCGACTACGGGTCTTTCGGCACAGCTCAGAGCGCTCGTATCCGTTCACGTCGCCTCCGTGGATCAGTTGACTTATGAGGAATTCATTCGTTCGATTCCGAATCCGACTACTCTTGCCGTAATCAATATGGATCCTTTGAGAGGCTCCGCGATTTTAGAGATCGATCCTTCGATTTCTTTTACAATCATCGATCGTCTGTTTGGCGGTAAGGGAGAACAGGCAAAAATTTCTAGAGAACTTTCTGAGATAGAGATGAGCGTGATGGAAGGGATTATCGTTCGAATTCTCGGGAACATGAGGGAATCTTGGTCTACTGTAATCGATTTAAGGCCGAGACTCGGGAATATAGAAACGAATCCTCAGTTTGCACAGGTGGTTCCGCCGAACGACATGGTGGTTTTGATCACTCTCGAAACCAAAATCGGAGAAGTGGAAGGGATGACGAATCTTTGTATTCCCTATATCACGATCGAACCGATCATCAATAAGTTATCCGCGCAATATTGGTATTCGTCCATTCGAAAAGGGGAATTGGATGAGAACCGCGCCGTAATTCAAGAGCGACTGGACCAGGTTGCAATTCCTCTGATCGCAGAAGTAGGATCCGTGGACGTTTCCATCAACGATTTTATGAATCTTTCCGTCGGTGATGTTGTGAAACTGGAAAATACTTCCACGAGATCCGAGATGATCGTAAAAGTTGGGGAAAGAAAAAAATTCAAATGCCTTCCTGGAAGAGTGGGGAGCCGACTTGCGATTCAAATTGGAGACAGGGTGGAAGATATTCCGGACGAACTTCTGGGTTCCACACGTTCTGAACAGGAATATTAG
- a CDS encoding heme-binding domain-containing protein, protein MKKKLLFSLITAILFLQFLPIRPPEGTNRNEIQTSDEVKKILRKSCYDCHSDLTEWPWYSKIFPVNVYLYNHVKEGKVELNFSEWNSLSKKEKSTKGDSILETLEEKEMPPGNYILLHPSAKVTREELQVLKNWVRDLEEEYRKE, encoded by the coding sequence ATGAAAAAAAAACTTCTATTCTCACTTATAACGGCGATTCTGTTTCTGCAATTTCTACCTATACGTCCTCCCGAAGGAACGAATCGAAACGAAATCCAAACTTCCGATGAAGTCAAAAAAATATTGAGGAAATCCTGTTACGATTGTCATTCCGATCTGACCGAATGGCCTTGGTATTCGAAAATTTTTCCCGTCAATGTGTATCTTTACAATCACGTAAAGGAAGGAAAAGTTGAGCTCAATTTTTCGGAATGGAATTCCCTAAGTAAAAAAGAAAAGTCGACGAAAGGCGATTCGATTTTGGAAACTTTGGAAGAAAAAGAAATGCCTCCCGGAAATTATATTCTTTTGCATCCGTCCGCAAAAGTTACTCGAGAAGAATTGCAAGTCTTGAAGAACTGGGTTCGGGATTTGGAAGAAGAGTATCGGAAAGAATAA
- a CDS encoding DUF4505 family protein: MRQRRTYFYQLDGRGKLYHDFSELKDPEFLDFFISRIRKNDTGEHPEFPYLAVCNGEWNFIQPATTIFIFRKLENEKLFYSPGLAVPFQPENLIIFRESLAHPALLGELGSFSSELLLDFSKSIFQRENQLVFEYLGKEFLISKEK, translated from the coding sequence ATGAGACAAAGAAGAACCTATTTTTATCAACTGGACGGAAGAGGAAAACTCTATCATGATTTTTCGGAGTTGAAAGATCCTGAGTTTTTGGATTTTTTCATTTCAAGAATTCGTAAGAACGACACAGGAGAGCATCCCGAGTTTCCTTATCTTGCAGTCTGTAATGGAGAATGGAATTTTATTCAACCTGCGACTACGATTTTTATCTTTCGCAAATTAGAAAACGAGAAACTATTTTATTCTCCCGGCTTGGCCGTTCCCTTTCAGCCTGAAAATCTAATAATCTTTCGAGAGTCCTTAGCTCATCCGGCGCTTCTCGGAGAACTGGGCTCTTTTTCCAGCGAACTCCTTTTGGATTTTTCTAAGAGCATTTTTCAAAGAGAAAATCAACTCGTCTTTGAGTATCTTGGAAAGGAATTTTTGATTTCGAAAGAAAAGTAA
- the lsa33 gene encoding surface adhesin Lsa33 produces the protein MFRKGSYLVLIVLFAIDCGKSKKEDLQGGVFTFIKGSVKLSDKTGKEKKVGLSEFILPEDKIETTKDSYTDIQLMDGVIIRVKENTSLTLNRIYVDSKNAEIYSDINLNKGKIFSKVGTKLTKSSGFKITTPTSTAAVRGTDFQVEVEGNQTETLVSEGSVEVVDNDNPDLNNIADAGGKIVSDGKSQKEEKLSEDELKELQEDAATVQSITEEQRQRIEEILKDFKENKERILQGLEEQKQRNQELINATKEENRRMIDEVKESGKAEKEAIKSAADEERKNIKSGIDKDREALENSRKSLKDQVKPQ, from the coding sequence ATGTTTCGAAAAGGTTCATACCTCGTATTGATTGTCTTATTCGCTATTGATTGTGGAAAGTCCAAAAAGGAAGACCTACAAGGCGGAGTTTTTACTTTTATCAAAGGAAGCGTAAAGCTTTCAGATAAAACCGGAAAAGAAAAGAAAGTAGGGCTTTCGGAATTTATCCTTCCGGAAGATAAGATTGAAACGACAAAAGATTCGTACACGGATATTCAACTCATGGATGGGGTGATCATTCGCGTAAAAGAGAACACAAGTCTTACCTTGAATAGGATTTATGTGGATTCTAAAAATGCGGAGATATATTCGGATATTAACCTCAATAAAGGAAAGATATTTTCTAAAGTCGGCACAAAACTCACCAAATCTTCCGGATTCAAAATCACTACGCCTACTTCGACTGCGGCGGTTCGCGGAACCGACTTTCAAGTCGAAGTGGAGGGAAACCAAACCGAAACTCTCGTTTCCGAAGGGTCCGTGGAAGTTGTAGATAACGATAATCCGGATCTGAATAACATAGCCGATGCAGGCGGGAAAATTGTTTCCGACGGTAAAAGTCAGAAGGAAGAAAAACTTTCCGAAGACGAGTTGAAAGAATTGCAAGAAGACGCAGCCACCGTTCAGTCCATTACGGAAGAGCAAAGACAAAGAATTGAAGAGATCCTAAAAGACTTTAAAGAAAACAAGGAGAGAATTCTTCAAGGTTTGGAGGAACAAAAACAAAGGAACCAAGAACTCATCAATGCTACGAAAGAGGAAAATCGTAGAATGATCGACGAAGTCAAAGAATCCGGAAAGGCTGAAAAGGAAGCCATCAAAAGCGCCGCTGATGAAGAAAGAAAAAACATCAAGTCCGGTATTGACAAGGATAGGGAAGCCCTAGAAAATTCTAGAAAATCTCTCAAAGATCAGGTCAAACCTCAGTAA
- a CDS encoding ferredoxin, with the protein MPTKIAYVDKDNCTSCNQCADNLPKYFQMDDNDTSETHIGGEMVNQAPIPEEDWKIVQKEMDECPGECIQWKK; encoded by the coding sequence ATGCCGACTAAAATTGCGTATGTAGATAAGGACAACTGCACGTCCTGCAATCAATGTGCAGACAATCTTCCGAAATATTTTCAAATGGATGACAATGACACTTCGGAAACTCATATCGGAGGAGAAATGGTAAATCAAGCTCCGATCCCCGAGGAAGACTGGAAAATCGTTCAAAAAGAAATGGATGAATGCCCCGGCGAATGTATTCAGTGGAAAAAATAA
- a CDS encoding SPFH domain-containing protein, with translation MSAGFIFTLFFIALIYLIRKTFIIVPQQYCFVVERVGVFNGALEAGFHFLWPVIEIVKYRQNLKEIAIDIPPQMCITKDNVSISVDGILYLKVVDAYKASYAIENFMLATQQLAQTTLRSEIGKLILDQTFAERDDINYNVVRALDEATDPWGIKVTRYEIKNISPPKEILHEMEEQVKAERVKRAEITISEGEKLSRINRSVGEREEAINISEGEKMKKINEADGKALEIELIAAAKAKGIQMIAESISREGGGEAVNLQITEDYLTGFGEILSVSKTTILPAELANIAGVFEGLSKVTGKLPEIKTPKEKEGQ, from the coding sequence ATGTCTGCAGGGTTTATATTCACGTTATTCTTCATAGCGTTGATCTATCTGATTCGTAAGACATTCATCATCGTTCCGCAACAGTATTGTTTCGTCGTGGAACGCGTGGGAGTATTCAACGGCGCTTTGGAAGCCGGGTTTCATTTTTTATGGCCCGTCATCGAAATCGTCAAATACAGACAGAATCTGAAAGAGATCGCGATCGACATTCCCCCTCAGATGTGTATCACAAAGGACAACGTTTCCATTTCGGTGGACGGAATTCTTTATCTGAAAGTAGTCGATGCCTACAAGGCTTCTTATGCGATTGAAAACTTCATGCTCGCTACTCAACAACTCGCGCAGACGACCCTTCGTTCCGAAATCGGTAAACTGATCCTTGATCAGACATTTGCGGAAAGGGACGATATCAATTACAACGTTGTGCGCGCTTTGGATGAGGCCACCGATCCCTGGGGAATCAAAGTCACAAGATACGAAATCAAAAATATTTCTCCTCCTAAGGAAATTCTTCACGAGATGGAAGAACAAGTAAAAGCGGAGCGAGTTAAAAGAGCGGAGATCACGATTTCGGAAGGTGAAAAACTTTCTAGGATCAATCGTTCTGTGGGAGAAAGAGAAGAAGCGATCAATATCTCCGAAGGGGAAAAGATGAAAAAGATCAACGAAGCCGACGGTAAGGCTTTGGAGATAGAACTGATTGCCGCCGCGAAAGCAAAAGGAATCCAAATGATCGCAGAATCCATTTCCAGAGAAGGCGGAGGAGAAGCTGTTAATCTCCAAATTACCGAAGACTATCTCACGGGTTTTGGAGAAATCCTAAGCGTTTCTAAAACCACGATTCTTCCCGCGGAGCTTGCCAATATCGCGGGAGTGTTCGAAGGTCTTTCCAAAGTAACCGGAAAATTGCCTGAAATCAAAACGCCGAAAGAGAAGGAAGGTCAATAA
- the guaA gene encoding glutamine-hydrolyzing GMP synthase, with translation MEVRKKIAVVDFGGQYAHLIASRIRRLGAYTEILSNEEPLSNYQKYAGIILSGGPESVYEPDSPTITTRIFELGIPVLGICYGHQLIMKLLGGVVKRSGTGEYGPTSLQIHDSNGNFLLKNFVGGERVWMNHADEVVKLPEGFSRIASSKDCGYAVVENSSKKIFGIQFHAEVSHSEKGSLLLDNFIQICGASKTWGIDQFLKKKIKEIQETVKPEQKIFMLVSGGVDSTVSYLLLCKALGAEKVLGFLVDTGFMRKGEVLHLQEKLALRDIHLTVRDESDLFYESLKGKSDPEEKRKIVGNLFLEARDRAVKDLDLEHGDWLLGQGTIYPDTIESGGTKHSHTIKTHHNRVEAIQKLIEEGKIIEPIRDLYKDEVRDLGVILGLEPEWVGRHPFPGPGLVVRMLAVEKEGTSEDQNAVDSYLATQEGLSGKILPIASVGVKGDRRSYANCVVLSDIGANWKTLDRVATHLSNQFSFINRVVLLPFETNVKKLNFQFTGMQLDKSCSDLLREADYAVESAIRRAGLYDKIWQMPVVLLPIGERKNEKSIVLRPVESQEAMTANFFPMERFLLQEIKNVVSKIGGIRYVFFDLTNKPPGTIEWE, from the coding sequence ATGGAAGTCCGGAAGAAAATTGCCGTGGTTGATTTCGGTGGGCAATATGCTCACTTGATAGCATCCAGAATTCGAAGATTAGGTGCTTATACGGAAATTCTTTCTAACGAAGAACCTCTTTCCAATTATCAAAAATACGCGGGTATTATTCTTTCTGGAGGACCGGAAAGCGTTTACGAGCCCGATTCTCCAACGATTACGACTCGAATTTTCGAACTCGGAATTCCAGTTTTAGGGATTTGTTACGGTCATCAGCTGATTATGAAACTTCTCGGCGGAGTCGTAAAACGTTCCGGAACCGGAGAATACGGCCCTACTTCTTTACAAATTCATGATTCCAACGGAAATTTTCTTTTGAAGAATTTTGTAGGAGGGGAACGGGTTTGGATGAATCACGCCGACGAAGTCGTAAAACTTCCGGAAGGTTTTTCTAGAATTGCTTCTTCGAAAGATTGCGGTTACGCGGTTGTGGAGAATTCTTCCAAAAAGATTTTCGGAATCCAATTTCATGCGGAAGTAAGTCATAGCGAAAAGGGTTCTCTTCTTCTTGATAATTTTATTCAAATTTGCGGAGCTTCCAAAACCTGGGGAATCGATCAGTTCTTAAAAAAAAAGATCAAAGAAATTCAAGAAACCGTAAAACCGGAGCAAAAGATTTTTATGCTCGTTTCGGGTGGGGTGGATTCTACCGTTTCCTACCTTCTTCTGTGTAAAGCTCTCGGTGCGGAAAAAGTTCTCGGATTTTTAGTCGATACAGGTTTTATGAGAAAGGGGGAAGTTCTTCATCTTCAAGAAAAACTCGCTCTCCGGGATATCCACCTAACGGTAAGAGACGAATCGGATCTTTTTTATGAAAGTTTAAAAGGGAAATCCGATCCCGAAGAAAAAAGAAAAATCGTCGGAAACTTATTTCTGGAAGCTAGGGATCGCGCTGTAAAGGATTTAGATCTGGAGCACGGGGATTGGCTTCTCGGTCAGGGAACTATCTATCCGGACACGATCGAATCCGGTGGGACGAAACATTCTCATACGATCAAAACGCATCATAATCGAGTCGAAGCAATTCAAAAACTGATCGAAGAGGGAAAGATCATTGAACCGATCCGAGATCTTTATAAGGACGAGGTCAGAGATCTGGGAGTTATTCTTGGGTTGGAACCGGAATGGGTAGGTCGTCATCCGTTTCCGGGGCCTGGGCTTGTGGTGCGCATGCTAGCGGTTGAAAAAGAAGGAACAAGTGAGGACCAGAATGCGGTGGATTCTTATCTTGCGACTCAGGAAGGATTGTCCGGCAAAATCCTTCCCATTGCCAGCGTAGGCGTTAAAGGAGATCGAAGATCCTATGCAAACTGTGTAGTGTTAAGCGACATCGGAGCGAATTGGAAAACTTTGGATCGGGTAGCCACACATCTTTCCAATCAGTTTTCCTTTATCAATCGTGTGGTTCTTTTGCCTTTCGAGACCAACGTCAAAAAATTGAACTTTCAATTTACTGGAATGCAGTTGGATAAAAGTTGCTCCGATTTGCTTCGGGAAGCGGATTATGCGGTTGAGTCCGCGATTCGCAGGGCCGGTCTTTACGATAAGATTTGGCAGATGCCCGTCGTTCTTTTGCCCATCGGAGAAAGGAAGAATGAAAAGAGTATCGTTCTTCGTCCGGTTGAATCTCAGGAGGCGATGACGGCTAACTTCTTTCCGATGGAACGTTTTCTGTTGCAGGAAATCAAAAACGTAGTTTCCAAGATTGGCGGGATTCGTTATGTGTTTTTCGATCTTACGAACAAACCTCCCGGAACAATCGAATGGGAGTGA
- a CDS encoding SemiSWEET transporter, whose product MDSITFLGYIASLLTTVSFLPQLIRIVMGGDTKDISRNMYIVLVTGVALWFIYGCLKQDFPIILANIFTFLFTSIILFFKLRNDSRNK is encoded by the coding sequence ATGGACTCTATTACGTTTTTAGGTTATATCGCTTCCCTTCTCACGACGGTTTCCTTTTTGCCTCAGCTCATCCGTATCGTCATGGGTGGAGATACAAAAGATATTTCCAGAAACATGTACATCGTGTTGGTTACGGGTGTGGCTCTCTGGTTTATCTACGGTTGTCTCAAACAAGACTTCCCGATCATCCTTGCTAACATTTTCACGTTCCTATTCACTTCGATCATTTTATTTTTTAAGCTGAGAAACGATTCTCGAAACAAATAA
- the argH gene encoding argininosuccinate lyase: MTGKEKKLWGGRFQEKTSSILERIGESVSFDHKLYKEDIQGSIAHARMLKQIGILSGNELSKIETSLSQIKTELEEGRLEFKPELEDIHMHIESRLTELIGETGKKLHTARSRNDQVTQDVRLYILGRGKEILKSIVSLRSSLYEKAKRSVDVIIPGYTHLQVAQPIRASQYLLSWFWALERDQEFFRFALKASDELALGGGAMAGVNYPTDREFLKKELGLSKVSPNSMDGVSSRDHILEFLFACTQLMIHASRICEDIILYSSQEFGILRLPDSLTTGSSIMPQKKNPDIAELIRGKAGRVIGNLNHLLVMLKGLPSTYNRDLQEDKLALFDSIETVEISLEGIREMIEGWVWVPERAESSLKNGFATATDLADFLVYEKKVPFRTAHELVGTLVGVCVEKKKTLFDLPEPDRVSISEHFVGKEYENAVSLSLSADKKISYGGTSKKRQEEQLKIALESLREAETLFL, encoded by the coding sequence ATGACTGGAAAAGAAAAAAAACTCTGGGGCGGAAGATTTCAGGAAAAAACCTCTTCGATTCTGGAACGAATCGGGGAATCCGTATCCTTCGATCATAAACTTTATAAAGAAGATATCCAAGGAAGTATCGCGCACGCGAGAATGTTGAAACAAATCGGCATCTTAAGCGGAAACGAATTGTCGAAGATCGAAACCTCTCTCTCGCAAATCAAAACCGAATTGGAGGAAGGACGGTTGGAATTCAAACCGGAGCTCGAAGACATTCATATGCATATCGAGTCCCGTTTGACCGAACTCATAGGGGAAACCGGAAAAAAATTACATACCGCAAGATCTAGAAACGATCAAGTGACTCAAGACGTACGGCTGTATATCTTAGGTCGAGGAAAAGAAATTCTCAAATCCATCGTAAGTCTAAGATCTTCTTTGTATGAAAAAGCGAAACGGAGCGTGGATGTAATCATACCCGGATACACACATCTTCAAGTCGCACAACCGATCCGCGCCTCTCAGTATTTGCTTTCTTGGTTTTGGGCCTTGGAAAGGGATCAGGAATTCTTTCGTTTTGCTTTAAAAGCCTCGGATGAATTGGCTCTCGGTGGCGGAGCGATGGCGGGAGTCAATTATCCGACCGACAGGGAATTCTTAAAAAAAGAATTAGGACTTTCTAAAGTGTCTCCGAATTCTATGGACGGAGTTTCGAGTCGTGATCATATTCTGGAATTCTTATTTGCTTGTACTCAGTTGATGATCCATGCTTCTCGAATTTGCGAGGACATCATACTTTATTCTTCCCAAGAGTTTGGAATTCTGCGTCTGCCGGATTCGCTTACGACTGGATCGTCCATCATGCCTCAAAAAAAGAATCCGGATATCGCGGAACTCATTCGAGGAAAAGCGGGAAGGGTGATCGGAAATTTAAATCATCTTCTCGTGATGTTAAAAGGTTTGCCTTCGACTTACAACCGCGATCTTCAAGAAGACAAGTTAGCTCTCTTTGATTCGATCGAAACTGTGGAAATCAGTTTGGAAGGGATCCGGGAAATGATCGAAGGTTGGGTCTGGGTTCCGGAAAGAGCGGAATCTTCCTTAAAAAACGGATTTGCGACGGCGACGGATTTAGCGGATTTTCTCGTTTACGAAAAGAAAGTTCCGTTTCGAACCGCTCATGAACTCGTGGGGACGCTTGTGGGAGTTTGTGTGGAGAAAAAAAAGACCTTGTTTGATTTGCCCGAACCAGATCGAGTTTCGATTTCGGAACATTTTGTGGGAAAAGAATACGAAAATGCTGTTTCTCTTTCTCTTTCCGCGGACAAAAAAATCTCTTACGGAGGAACTTCCAAAAAAAGACAGGAAGAACAATTAAAAATTGCGCTGGAATCTTTGAGGGAAGCTGAAACATTGTTTTTATGA